The Mycteria americana isolate JAX WOST 10 ecotype Jacksonville Zoo and Gardens chromosome 2, USCA_MyAme_1.0, whole genome shotgun sequence genome contains the following window.
taTCCAATGACcaggatatccctttggtcggctgtcccagccatgtccctcCCATTATCtgcttgcccacccccagcctactcgttggcagggcagcgtgagaaccagaaaaggccgtgacactgtgtaagcactgttcagcaataactaaaacatctgtgTGTTATCATCActattttcatcacaaatccagaACATGGCACTATACAAGctattctgaagaaaattaactctatcccagccaaaaacactacaccttttttttttttttaattccaggaaGGATTGGCTTAATCTCTAATGAAACTTCAGTCAGCATGCTTTTACACTTAACTGCCTCACTGCTAACAAAACCTTAGTGCATGTCCTCAACTAGGGATTTTGATAtaagttttaataaaattgtCATGCTTCACATTCTGATTAAGCTGCACACAATGGTGATTCATTATGCAGGAGGATGTAATTTTATTGTGAGATTGTCAAATGATCATGATGGGTAAAAGTAATGAGGTAATGGTGTCTTGTTACTATGCTGTATTATTATCTCATAGTTCTGTGTATAACTAAACTGTGCTGCCATGTGAATGTGCTCTTTTTGAGCTTTCTAATTAACAAAATCTGTTACATTTGGCTCTTAGTTGCTACTATAGATGTCTCTTGTGTTTATATCTTCTGTAATGTAGAAGTCGTGTTTTTTGGACATCAGAACTTGTTTTGACCTTAAATCTCTGGAGGAGGGTACGTTCTGTTACTGTGCAGTGACTTTCCCATGTCTTAAAAGCTGTGCAAGCAGCAACTGTGCAAAATATTCTGTCTTCATATAACACAAATACCATAATATTACTGTTGGAATAGGTCGGGAATGAAACAATGCTGTGGGAAGATAGTAGTTGGAGATCTGTTAAAACTgtaacaggatttaaaaaaaaaaagctaatgggATTGTTACTTTTTGtacatgtgcacatgcacattAGGCTGTCTGTGAATTAACTGTCGTAGAGCCCTTTGGTATTGGTGAGGTGCAGAGATTTGTGTTTGAGCAACAAGCAGTTGTGGGACTGAGACAACTATTCCAAATACACAGAATAATGGCATTTACAGCCTAGGAAGGCAAGTTGAATCTTTCCACTCTGCATAAACTAGATTATTCTTTCAGTTCCTGATTGACTTACTGAAACTGGGTATTTTTAGGTTTTAAGTGACAcatttgcttgcttttctctgaaaaagtacAGTAGCTaatccttgctgctgctgctgtgtcttggTGCTTGCTGTTTAAGCTGGAAATTCCttcaaatgtctgttttctttcccctgcagctGTCATATCTCATGTTTTCTTGTATGGCGTTGTCTCACTGTGGCTTCCTTTTTCAATTCTTGCTTAGTAAACTAACAAGAATTCTTGACAAATACTGTGTCTCTAAAAGAAAACCCTACATACCAAAATGTAAATCTTTTCCCTTAATTGCCCTTGGATGCTGTGAACCCCCTTGTACCCTTCCAAATGGTGAAGGCTTTCTTTGCTCATGCTATAAAAAAGATGAGCTCGGTCTAATTTGTGGAATGGCTTCCAGTGAAAATGCAGATAGCTTTCACTGAAGATAGCAGAAGTGAAATTAAGTCCTTAGATATGTAGGGATTTAAAACAAATCCCCGCatgtgggagaaggaaaagaaaactaatgaAGCAATATTTCTCTTCtagattttttcattttacaccTGTGAATTTTCTGCAATCCAAAGATGGCAGCAAATAAGCCTAAAGGACAGAATTCATTGGCTTTACACAAAGTCATCATGGTGGGAAGCGGTGGTGTAGGAAAATCTGCTTTAACACTACAGTTTATGTATGATGAGGTAAGAATGTGCACTAAAAATTATCTCAGGAGATGTCTGCTACATAGTGTTATTTAAGCATTCATTAGTACAGTTATTTTCTGAAAGGATCTACAAGTATATGATGTGGTATGAAAGTCAGcgattaaattaaacaaaaatattttttgagattAGTGATTTACCCTCTAGAGGTACCTGCGAAGGtataatttggcatttttttcagccttctaAGCAATTAGATGCTCTGTCATATTATCAGTATATTTTGTCATTGTTCACTAGACCTGGTAGAACTTATTTAGGTGTTATAGCTCAAAGGTTCTTCACTGAAGCGAGTTGCATGATGCCTGAAATGATGACcaattttttccatgttttttatGTTGCTcttgaagagaggaaagagaatctgtttcttgtttccttacttttttccagtgaaagtaaTTCTTTTTGATTAAAAGGCAGAAGTTATGGCTTCagtgttctttaaaaattgaTACTAAATAGATTCAAAGGCAGGACTGCTTGATAGCATAATGGAACGCAGCCAGATGTTGTGTTGACCAGAAGCAGAGGCTTGGGTAGTGCACAGACATTGATATTTTGCAGTAACctctaaaatttctttttaatggctgaagaaagcaaaaatctaTAAACTGTTTGAGCTGATGAGAGCCTGCTTTAAGTATGAATTATTTGAGTACTTCACATAGCCTAAATACAAATGCTTACTTATTAGTTACTGTAACCATATGAGATGTTTATGTCCTTATATGCAGATAGAAGCATTTGCTTTGCAGAGGCATTATTTTATAccatgaaatttttttttctagttcgTTGAAGATTATGAGCCTACCAAAGCAGACAGCTACAGGAAAAAGGTGGTTCTGGATGGGGAAGAAGTCCAAATTGATATATTGgacacagcagggcaggaggactATGCTGCAATTAGAGACAACTACTTCCGAAGTGGAGAAGGCTTTCTTTGTGTCTTCTCTATTACAGAGCTGGAATCCTTTGCAGCGACTGCAGACTTCAGGTAAGTTACAAGGCAAGATAATTATTCTGATTACAGTGAGATAATTACaagtgattttttgtttttgttttgtaatatCCTTATGATAGTCCAGATTAGATGACAGCTCTTACTGTAGTCACATAATGTTTTGAACAGATGCCTAGCCATGCCTTTGCTATCTGTACTACTTCAGATATCTTCGCTGCTGTGTTTCTGAATACCGAAAAGGCTATTGCCACAGAGCAGATACATAGCAACATTCAGAAGGCTTCTGCCCTTTGTAAATCGGTGTTGCTTGGCACTTGTGCTAAGAAGCAGTATTTGTGAGTGGGCATACTGCTATCCGAAGTAGTGGATCTGAGAAGAATTGCTTATCTACTGTGTGGTTGCATGTAATGTATGTACGATACCACACACTCCCCAGAGCTGTCTTTTTTAGCTCTTCCTTCATATAGAGGATTATGTTGTGTTTCTCTTAACCTGTGAAACACCACCTGGAACAAAAGGGCAGCTGTAGCATGTCCAGCTGTTTTAT
Protein-coding sequences here:
- the RALA gene encoding ras-related protein Ral-A encodes the protein MAANKPKGQNSLALHKVIMVGSGGVGKSALTLQFMYDEFVEDYEPTKADSYRKKVVLDGEEVQIDILDTAGQEDYAAIRDNYFRSGEGFLCVFSITELESFAATADFREQILRVKEDENVPFLLVGNKSDLEDKRQVSVEEAKNRADQWNVNYVETSAKTRANVDKVFFDLMREIRARKMEDSKEKNGKKKRKSLAKRIRERCCIL